A single window of Dehalococcoidia bacterium DNA harbors:
- a CDS encoding DnaB-like helicase C-terminal domain-containing protein, whose amino-acid sequence MTYNSPQVEAYMVLGQELFRRIYADAGPEELHHWLREQLHKLSAGDPEARLLWEQTFETYDTIIQERAAQSSLPEAERRVLTWPWPSWNAVLDPLDPGLLAVLSAADGGGKTMYAENLAEHWAYSGLNVVFIHFELNRSLMLDRRMARQANIPRRDLKTGLLTPEQEQAYHAANERLRQWPGSITYVHTPGWTMEKAMTEVQALTAAGICDVFIIDYLEKAMPSERQLKTYGSNPFAREADAVETVKRTAEAIERPALLLAQLNKSAKQANFEDLDRSGIRGAGEKTEKANIVILLHRDGSENPVINVKIDKNTMGRCGSFQQYMHGARFLITDIQRNGA is encoded by the coding sequence ATGACTTACAATAGCCCGCAAGTCGAAGCCTATATGGTACTCGGACAAGAACTGTTCCGGCGCATCTATGCCGACGCAGGGCCGGAGGAACTGCATCACTGGCTACGCGAGCAGTTGCACAAACTGAGCGCCGGTGACCCGGAGGCGCGGCTGTTATGGGAACAAACCTTCGAGACTTACGACACGATCATTCAAGAACGCGCCGCACAATCCAGCTTGCCGGAAGCAGAACGCCGCGTCTTGACGTGGCCGTGGCCTTCGTGGAACGCCGTACTTGACCCGTTAGACCCTGGCCTGCTGGCCGTGTTGAGCGCTGCCGATGGTGGCGGTAAAACGATGTACGCAGAGAACCTGGCCGAGCACTGGGCGTATAGCGGCTTGAACGTGGTCTTTATCCACTTCGAACTAAACCGAAGCCTGATGCTAGACCGCCGGATGGCCCGCCAAGCCAACATCCCGCGCCGCGATCTAAAGACCGGCTTGCTCACACCGGAACAAGAGCAAGCCTATCACGCCGCCAACGAACGCCTACGCCAATGGCCGGGTAGCATTACCTATGTGCATACTCCAGGCTGGACAATGGAAAAGGCAATGACCGAAGTGCAAGCCTTGACCGCCGCCGGAATCTGCGACGTGTTCATCATCGACTATCTGGAAAAAGCGATGCCGTCAGAACGGCAGTTAAAGACTTATGGTAGTAACCCGTTTGCCAGAGAAGCCGATGCCGTCGAAACCGTCAAGCGTACCGCCGAGGCTATCGAACGCCCGGCCTTGCTCCTGGCGCAACTGAACAAGAGCGCCAAGCAAGCCAACTTTGAAGACTTAGACCGCAGCGGTATTCGTGGCGCTGGTGAGAAAACCGAGAAGGCCAATATCGTTATCCTGCTACACCGTGACGGCTCGGAGAATCCAGTCATCAACGTCAAGATCGACAAAAACACAATGGGGCGCTGCGGTAGCTTCCAACAGTATATGCACGGCGCACGCTTCCTCATTACTGACATTCAGCGCAATGGCGCATAA